The genomic DNA ACGTCTCAACGACGCTGAGCATCCCATTGCTGCGGTTCAGCCCAATCGAGTTGTCCGCCGGTCCGCCGCGCAGTTGAACGACGACGCCTTCCCCACCCAGCCGATCGGCGATGTATTGGCCGTCCTGGACTCCAATGGTGAAGTTGTCCGGGCCAATGTAGGACGTGTAGGCACCCGCGCTGCCCTTACCAAACTGGCGATCGACGAGCACGGTGGGGATACCTTCCGCGGCCAGGGCATCCAGCGCCGCCGGAGCCTCCTCGAGCCATGCGCCCGAGACGATGACCCCATCGACTCCCTGTGCGATCAGGTCCTCAATATCGGACTGGAACTTGGCAGCGTCGCCATCGGCATTGGTGGAGATGATCGTGACGTTGGAGTATGGTTTCGATTCCCCCAACACAGCGTCGTTCATTCCGATGAAGTACGGGCAACACTGAGAGAAATTGGCCACCCCGATCTTGAGCGGCTTTGCGCCTGCTTCAGGCGCCGCCGTTGGCGCAGCCTGCCCGCAGGCTGCCAGCGCCACTGCCAGGATCACAACGATGGTCAGTACGAGATTGCGTTTCATCGAACAATCCTCCTCTTCGCTCGGTTCTGGATGGATCGGCTTAGGATGGGGCAGAACGTAGCTCTTCTCCTCACCTCCTTCCGCTCAGCCTGGATCAAGGCTGGCCGGTGGCCAGACAGGATGCTGGCTATTGCTGCTTGCGTCGCGCCAGGACCGCGACCAGGATGATCACGCCTTTGAAGATCTGCTGATAGTAGGACTGCACGTTGAACAGATTGAGCAAGTTGTCGATCATGCCGAGCGCCACAACCCCGCCCAGGGTGCCGAAAACGCTTCCACCGCCGCCGCCCAAGATGGCGCCGCCGATGACGCAGGCGGCAATGGCGTCCAACTCGAACCCCCCGCCCACGCTGGGCTGCGCGATCCCCAGGCGGGAGGCCAGGATCACCCCCGCCAATGCGGCGAAGAGGCCGGAGATCATGTAGGCCAGGAAGATGTGCCAGGTGACGCTGATCCCCGCCAGGCGTACGGCTTCCTCGTTTCCACCGATAGCCACGATGGCGCGCCCGGCCTTGGCCCGATTGAGGAAGAACCAGACGATTGGATAGCAGGCGAGCATGATCAGAGCGGACACAGGAAATGGGCCTATGAAGCCGGCTCCGAGAACCGCGCGGAAGGCCGGATCCGAGGGCGTGATCGGGATGTCTGAATACACGAAGACCAGCCCGCGGATGGCTATCATCGACGCCAGCGTGACAATGAAAGGCTGCAACTTGAAGCGGGCAATGAAGAACCCATTGCCAGCTCCGGCTGCAACGCCGACGACCAGGCAGATCAGGATGGCCAGCGGCAGGGGCATCCCCCCCTTCGACATGCCCGAGACCATGACCGCCGCCAGAGCGACCACCGACCCGACCGAGAGGTCGATGCCGCCCGTTAGGATCACAACCAGCATGCCCAGGCTGAGCAGACCGTTGGTCACGGCCTGCCGTCCCAGGTTACTCAGGTTGCGCTGGGTGAAGAATACGTCCGACACCGTGGCGGTGATGACCAGGAGCACCACGAAGGCGACGATGAAGGCCAGGTCCACCCATCGGCGTCTGGTTCGAGCCCGCGCCTTGCCGAGTAGCGAAGCCCACTGGCCCCCTCCAGTCTTGACGGGAGTGGAAGGCGTCGGTGCAGAACCACTGGTCATTGCCTCACCCCTGCAGCCGAGGCCAGCAGCCTCTCCTCGCTCGCCTCGGCCCGCGTGAACTCTCCCACCAGACGGCCTTCCCGCATCACCAAGGCCCGGTCGCTCAATCCCAGGATCTCAGGCAGCTCGGACGAGATCAGCAGGATGCCTATTCCGTCGGCCGCTAGATCGCTGATGAGCTGATAGATCTCGACCTTGGTGGCCACATCGACCCCTCGCGTAGGCTCGTCGAGGATCAGAACTCTGGCCTGCGTCATCAGCCACTTCGCCAGTACCAGTTTCTGCTGGTTCCCACCGCTTAGCTGACGAGCCAACCGGTCGAGCAGCGGCGGGCGAATGTCGAGCTCGTGCACCTTCTGCCGCACCCTAGCCTCTTGCACGCGGCGATCGATCACCCCCCAACGGCTCAGGCTCTCGAACGAGGCCATGCTGGCGTTGTCCCGAATCGTGCAGACCAACACCAAGCCGTCGCGCTTCCGGTCCTCGGTCAGCAGGGCGATGCCCTGCCTGACTGCCTCGCGGGGCGACCGGGGACGAATCGGTTTCCCGTCGAGCCGGACCTCCCCGGCATCAAACGGCTCAGCGCCAAAGATGCAGCGCGCCACCTGGGTCCGCCCGCTTCCCACCAGGCCGAACATCCCCAGGACCTCGCCCCGCCTCAGCGAGAACGAGACGTCCGAGAAAGACCCGCCCCGGGCCAGGCCCTTCACCTCCAGCGCAACCTCGTCAAGGGGCGGCTGCCGGGCGGGGAAGACCTCGCCCAGTGACCGACCGACCATCATCTTGATCAGCTGGCTCTGATCGGTTTCCTCAGGCTGTACCGTGCCGACCAACTGGCCATCCTTGAGGACTGTGATCCGGTCGGCGATCTCGAACACCTCATCCAGCCGGTGAGAGATGTACAGGATCAGGGTCCCCTCCTGCCTGAGCTGGCGCACCATGGCGAACAAGCGGTTCAGCTCCTCCTGCGAGAGGACAGCCGACGGCTCATCCAGGATCAAGATCCGCGGCCGCACCGCCACCGCCTTGGCGATCTCGACCATCTGCTGGTGGGAGACGCTCAGATGCCGGACGACCTTGCGTACGTCGATCCCCACGAATCCAATTGACCGCAGGATCTCCTCCGCCCTGCGATAGGCCTTGCCCCAGTCCACACATCCTGGCACTCGGGCCGAGGGCATCTGCCCCAACAAGATGTTTTCGGCCACGGTCAGGTGCGGGACCAGGCTGAACTCCTGGTAAACCGCATGGATCCCAAGACGGCGAGCACGAACAGGCGTCCCCAGGTCGGCGGGCTTGGCAGCCAGGAGGATCTCACCGGAATCGCGCTGCAGCGCCCCAGAAAGGATCTTGACCAGGGTTGATTTGCCCGCCCCGTTCTCGCCCGAAATCGCATGCACCTCGCCGGCCGTGGCCGAGAAATCCACGCCGCGCAGAGCCTGTGTGCCGTCGAAACTCTTGTTGATCCCGCGCATGACCAGCACGGAGTATCTCCCTGTTCCAGCCCGGTCAGGCTGCCGGAAAGGCGTTGTGCACGACAATCGTCTTCTGGTCGGTCATCTCGTTCAGTGTGTCGTGCACTCCCTCCCGGCCGTGGCCGCTCAGCTTGATCCCGCCGAAGGGAAGGGTCTCGATGCGCAGAGCCGAAGACCAGTTGACGATCACGCCGCCGGCTTCCAGGCGATAGGCGATGTCAAACGCCTTGTTGATGTCGCGGGTGAAGACGGCAGCCTGGAGGCCGTATGGCGACTCGTTGGCCATGCGGACTGCCTCATCGACCGACGTGAATCGGACTAGGGGAGCCACCGGGCCGAAGGTCTCTTCTTTGAACAGTTCAACGTCTACCGGGACGTCCGTCAGGACGGTGGGCTCCATGAAGGCGCCGCGCCGATGCCCGCCGGCGCGCAGTTTGGCGCCGGCTTGGATGGCGGAGTTCACGACGGCTTCGACTTCCTTGGCTGCCTCTTCGTTGATCAGCGGGCCGACGTCGGTGTCCTCCTCGAGTTGATCGCCTACCTTGAGCGTCTTTGCCTTGGCGGTCAGCAGATCGGCAAAGACATCGTAGACGGAGGCCTCAACGAAGATGCGCTTGACGGCACAGCAGATCTGACCGTTGCCTCGAGCCAGCCTGCCCAGGACAACCCCCTCGGCAGCCTTCTCCAGGTCGGCGTCGGCCAGGATGATCAGGGCATCGTTGCCCCCCAACTCCATGTGGACTTTCTTGAGATTCTCGGCGGCAAGCTGGGAGATGCGTACCCCAACGGCCGTGCTGCCGGTGACCGTGACCAGTTGAACCCCGGGCGAGCGGGCCAGCAGATCGCCGATCAAGGCGCCCGGGCCGGTGATCATCTGGTGGGCCGCGGCGGGGAGCCCTGCCTCTTCCATCAGTTCGGCAATCTTGAGCAGGGTGAGTGGGCAGGCGCTGGGTGGCTTGGAGATCACCGCGTTTCCCGCCGCCAGCGCCGCCGCGGCTTTGTGGCCCCATAGCTCAACCGGGTAGTTGAATGGAATGATAGCGGCGACCACGCCCAGGGGTTGCCGGATCGTGATGGCGAAGTGGCGCTCGTTGCCGCGGACGGCGTCGACGGGCATGACGCGGCCAAAAACCCGCTTGGCTTCCTCGGCGAATCCCCGGAAGATGCTGGCAGTTACGCCGACTTCGGCCCGGGTCTGGGGGATGGGTTTGCCGTTCTCTTGGGCAAGAAGCTTGCCGAGCTCCGGCTGCCGCGCCTCGATGGCATTGGCAATGCGGATCAGAATCTCGTAGCGGGCGAGCGCCGTCAACTTGCGCATCGACTGCCGCCCCCGTTGGGCGGCTGCGATCGCTCGCTCGGCGTCCTGCAAGGTGGCTCGGGGGACGCGATCCAAGACCTCGCCAGTCCCCGGGTTGCGGATGTCCATGCATGCGCCGTCCGATGCTTCTACCCACTGGCTGTCGATCAACATCTTCATTTCCCTCTTCCTCCTCGAAGGGTTGCCCATGGAAGGCGGTGCGCCCAGGCGGCGGT from Anaerolineales bacterium includes the following:
- a CDS encoding substrate-binding domain-containing protein gives rise to the protein MKRNLVLTIVVILAVALAACGQAAPTAAPEAGAKPLKIGVANFSQCCPYFIGMNDAVLGESKPYSNVTIISTNADGDAAKFQSDIEDLIAQGVDGVIVSGAWLEEAPAALDALAAEGIPTVLVDRQFGKGSAGAYTSYIGPDNFTIGVQDGQYIADRLGGEGVVVQLRGGPADNSIGLNRSNGMLSVVET
- a CDS encoding ABC transporter permease, producing the protein MDLAFIVAFVVLLVITATVSDVFFTQRNLSNLGRQAVTNGLLSLGMLVVILTGGIDLSVGSVVALAAVMVSGMSKGGMPLPLAILICLVVGVAAGAGNGFFIARFKLQPFIVTLASMIAIRGLVFVYSDIPITPSDPAFRAVLGAGFIGPFPVSALIMLACYPIVWFFLNRAKAGRAIVAIGGNEEAVRLAGISVTWHIFLAYMISGLFAALAGVILASRLGIAQPSVGGGFELDAIAACVIGGAILGGGGGSVFGTLGGVVALGMIDNLLNLFNVQSYYQQIFKGVIILVAVLARRKQQ
- a CDS encoding sugar ABC transporter ATP-binding protein; translation: MRGINKSFDGTQALRGVDFSATAGEVHAISGENGAGKSTLVKILSGALQRDSGEILLAAKPADLGTPVRARRLGIHAVYQEFSLVPHLTVAENILLGQMPSARVPGCVDWGKAYRRAEEILRSIGFVGIDVRKVVRHLSVSHQQMVEIAKAVAVRPRILILDEPSAVLSQEELNRLFAMVRQLRQEGTLILYISHRLDEVFEIADRITVLKDGQLVGTVQPEETDQSQLIKMMVGRSLGEVFPARQPPLDEVALEVKGLARGGSFSDVSFSLRRGEVLGMFGLVGSGRTQVARCIFGAEPFDAGEVRLDGKPIRPRSPREAVRQGIALLTEDRKRDGLVLVCTIRDNASMASFESLSRWGVIDRRVQEARVRQKVHELDIRPPLLDRLARQLSGGNQQKLVLAKWLMTQARVLILDEPTRGVDVATKVEIYQLISDLAADGIGILLISSELPEILGLSDRALVMREGRLVGEFTRAEASEERLLASAAGVRQ
- a CDS encoding aldehyde dehydrogenase family protein — encoded protein: MKMLIDSQWVEASDGACMDIRNPGTGEVLDRVPRATLQDAERAIAAAQRGRQSMRKLTALARYEILIRIANAIEARQPELGKLLAQENGKPIPQTRAEVGVTASIFRGFAEEAKRVFGRVMPVDAVRGNERHFAITIRQPLGVVAAIIPFNYPVELWGHKAAAALAAGNAVISKPPSACPLTLLKIAELMEEAGLPAAAHQMITGPGALIGDLLARSPGVQLVTVTGSTAVGVRISQLAAENLKKVHMELGGNDALIILADADLEKAAEGVVLGRLARGNGQICCAVKRIFVEASVYDVFADLLTAKAKTLKVGDQLEEDTDVGPLINEEAAKEVEAVVNSAIQAGAKLRAGGHRRGAFMEPTVLTDVPVDVELFKEETFGPVAPLVRFTSVDEAVRMANESPYGLQAAVFTRDINKAFDIAYRLEAGGVIVNWSSALRIETLPFGGIKLSGHGREGVHDTLNEMTDQKTIVVHNAFPAA